CGCCCAGGGGCTGCTGAAAAGCGCCGCACTGGTTACACGCCATGCCCGGGGAACGAAGCACGGTATGGACTGGCAAACCGCACGGGAGCCGCTGGCCAGCCTGTTTTATGATAAGCGCCACCATATCCCCAGGCAGATGCACGCCGTTGAGCGTACCCGTGCGTTATTTGCCCAAAGCCTGGGTTATGAAAAACCGCAGACCCCGGGCGACTACGCAATCGCCCGGCACTTTCTGACACCCGGCATCACGGCCAGTGATCCTTATGCGGTCTTTTTGCATGCCACAACCCGGGATGATAAGCACTGGCCTGAAGCCCACTGGCGCGAACTGATCGGCCAGCTAAAAGGGCGCGGTATTCATATTAAGCTGCCCTGGGGTGCGCCCCACGAAGAGGCCCGGGCGAAGCGCCTGGCAGAAGGGTTTGACTATGTGGAAGTGTTACCGCGGATGAGTCTTGAGGGGATTGCCCGGGAGCTTGCCGGGGCACAGTATGTGGTGTCGGTGGATACCGGGTTAAGCCACCTGGCAGCGGCGCTCGACAGGCCCAATATTACGCTGTATGGCCCGACGGATCCGGGATTGATTGGCGGGTACGGGAAGAATCAGTATGCGTGCTGTGCAGAGACTAAACACCTTCAGGATTTACTTCCCGCCAGGGTACTGGAACAACTCAGCACCCTGGCAGAATAACGCGCGGGTTATGATTCAGTAGGGCGCCGGGAACCCGTATTTCTGGCGCTCTCATTACACAATATAACGGCTAGCAGCAGGCTCACAATCCACGATGCCGGAATAGGCTTCGCGTGGGTAACCACATCACTGAGCCCGAATAAAAATATCGCCAGCGGGAATACCAGCAAACCGTAATTTTTACTCTTCAGGCAATACAGCGCCATACCAAGGTACAGGGCAAAAATCAGCGCCACACCAGAGATTCCCCGAATCGAGTAGGCTTCCGCGATTTCATTATGCATATGAACATTGAGAAATCTCACCGCCCCCGCGTAAATAGCATCCTGCTTATCTAATGCGATAACCTTATCCCCTCTGACTTCAAGCGATTGCCATCCTGTCACCGGTGAGGAATTAAATCCGGCCTGCATCATAGAAAGACGAGCGCCAACAGAGGTATCGCTATTATTCTTCTGATACTGGGTAATGTCCTGAGTCATCGCATTAACACGTTCATCGACATTATCATGGAAAGCGATACCGCAAAGTATCAGCAACCCTGCGATAGATGACG
This Shimwellia blattae DSM 4481 = NBRC 105725 DNA region includes the following protein-coding sequences:
- the rfaC gene encoding lipopolysaccharide heptosyltransferase RfaC: MRVLIVKTSSMGDVLHTLPSLTDAQQQLPGIRFDWVVEEGFAQIPGWHSAVERVLPVAIRRWRKGWFSQPVRQEREAFRHRLQEVAYDAVIDAQGLLKSAALVTRHARGTKHGMDWQTAREPLASLFYDKRHHIPRQMHAVERTRALFAQSLGYEKPQTPGDYAIARHFLTPGITASDPYAVFLHATTRDDKHWPEAHWRELIGQLKGRGIHIKLPWGAPHEEARAKRLAEGFDYVEVLPRMSLEGIARELAGAQYVVSVDTGLSHLAAALDRPNITLYGPTDPGLIGGYGKNQYACCAETKHLQDLLPARVLEQLSTLAE